The window TAAATTTCTGTGACCAAACAATCATAAACAGACTTCATGAGGGTGGCCTGAGGGCCTGACGTCCTCTAATTGGCCCAGTGCTCACTGCCCGGCATTGTGGAGCTTGATTGGTATTTGCCATTGAACACCAGAATTGGCAGATCCACCTCTGGTGCCTTGTGCTTTAAACAGCTGAACAGATGTGACAGTGAGCAAAACTTTATGCTGCCTGTAACATCTTTCCACTTGACCGGTTTGGTGGTgggtcagtgatggtctggggagACATATCCATAGAGGGACACAGAGACCTCTACAGGCTAGACAATGGCATCCTGAGTGCCATTAGGTATCAGAATGTAATCCTTGAACCCACTGTCAGACCCCTACACTGGTGCATTGGGTCCTGGGTTCCTCCCGGTGCATGACGATGCCCGGCCTCATGTGGCGAGAGTATGCAGGCATTTCCGGGAAGATGAAGCAATTCATACCACTGAATGGCCCACACACTTGCTTGACCTAAATCCAATAGAACACTTCAGGGACATTATGTTTTGGGCCAATCCGAAGCTGCCAGGTTGCACCTCATCCTGTCCAGGAGCTCAGTGATGCCCTGGTCCAGATCTGGGAGGAAATACCCCGGGACACCATCCTTCGTTTCATTAGGAGCATGCCCTGATGTTGTCAGACATGCATACAAGCACATGGGGGCCATATAAAGTTGCTGCAGTGAAatttcagctaaatgaataaaatccTTTTTTAACTTTGATTTTGAGTGTCTTTGAATTCAGCCCTCTATAggttaataattttcattaaacAATGTAGCATCCTTTCATTACTGACACATCACAGAGTTCATATCGGTATAGGTATCCAGCATGATATTCTTCCCCATTGAGATCTGATGTTTTCAAATGTGTCATGTGTTTCAATGTGTTCCTTTAATTTACTTAGCAGTGTATAAACCTTAATAAAACAatgtaataatcaaataaaaaggaATATATGACCATATAACAACATTACTGTAACACAATGTTTTGACAACCTAAAAATAATTACATGGAGAAGCTATAATGATTCTGGAGCAGTGTGTTTCTTCTTGTGGCTCTGAAAACcccatttaaaagaaaatctctCTCCGCAGATGGAGCAGCAGTAAGGTTTCTCTCCTGTATGTATTCGTTCATGGATCTTCAGGGAAGTTGATATACCAAAAGTCTTGTCACAAAGTGAGCATTTAAAAGGTTTTTCTTTTGTATGAGTCCTCCGGTGTAGCTTTAAGTCACTTAGTTTATAGAAACTCTTCGAACAATCACTACAAGGATAAGGTCTTTCTCCTGTGTGAATTCTCTGATGAACTTTGAAAGCAAATGGACTAGCGAAGCTCTTCCCACAGTCGGAGCACAGgaaaggtttctctccggtgtgaatcctctcatgggTTTTTCTGTGACCTGTATGATAGAAACGTttctcacagtgtgaacactgatAACGTTTGTCATCAGAGTGCATTTTTTGGTGTAACTTTAGAGAAGCTGTGCTTATAAAATGTTTTCCACATTCATTGCATTGATGCGGTCTCTCATTGCTGTGCTTGAGTAGATGTGTCCTCAGATTAGATCCCTGGTTGAAGCTTTTCTCACATTGAGGACACTTGTACGGTTTTTCACCCGTGTGAATTCTCATATGAACTGAAAGATCTCGTTTGTTGCGGAAATACTTGTTGCATTCATTGCACTGAAGAGACTTTTCTTCATGTGTCTTCATATGAGCTCTCATACTATAAAGAGTGTTAAAAAAATCCTTCCCGCACTGTTCACAGTGAAACTCCTTCTTCACGCTGTGCTCTTTTGAATGAACGGTTCTCTCTTTGAAGGTCGGAAAACTGATGTTGCAGATCTTGCAGCTGTAGTTTGTCTGTTTTGTGCGTTTTCTCTGATGTTGCGTTAAATGACCCgctttgcttaattttttttcacagttgGTCACTGTCCTTTGCTCTTTAGATACAGATCCAATGTGTCCATCAGAAGATGAACTAGCGCTGTCATCTGAAAattggtataaaaaaaaacattttctataagTTCTATAGCGGAacaatctgtcaaaaaaaaaaatgtctaagtgTGGTTATCAAACTACAAAGGTGTTTATCTTATATACGCATGCAGCTGTTCTCAAATTGGCAGAATTTACAACAAATGATGGTCCACTTGAAATTAGGAATGTATTAGGGTGGTGTTATATGTATtcgagatcgaccgatatgggatTTTCTATAGCCGATGGCGATGTTTATAGGTCAGGGTAAATTTTTAGGGCCAATATCTTGaggttttccccttcatttgcatgctaaaatgtcacactattAATAAATGGATGCATAACATTTCTAAACTAATCATCACTTATCGAGCACTTACCTGAACCATCTCTCGAATCgtaattttgtgcactgcacggtattaaaataaaaaatgtacccaaagttaattaattaatcttagttaacgcgttatttttttgtgtaattaattaatctcaattaacgcgttaaagtcccggccctaatatatatatatatatatatatatatatatatatatatatatatatatatatatatatatatatatatatatatatatatatatatatatatatatatattagggctgtcaaaaatagcgcgttaacggcgttaattagttgtttgtcattaattacgtcaaattttttaacgcatctcacgcatgcgcagtgtgacaaattatttaggtcaggaaagtctcgtcgacctctgaattctcaagatagtaacaaacagcggcgagcgccgcgacgaaaacaccgaagaagcttaaggttttaccccagttactctcaaatacattcatgccaagctcgataaacagagacgactttggtagttgatacgctggagcttcttcctgttatagcgtcctgtgtttcacactgcgcatgcgcagaacgcatacatgcaatgcagcgaaaattacagctgtttgaaaaagcatttgcatttttacttggttttactggcacttgaagccttcagaacgtgaaaatattgATCCTAAAGAATtctggcagagcaaatgaacacctcctaaaaacaagagtgcccagagtgcagagggcgcatgtttgtgtttctgagttcattctttcgagtttctctatgcataatttcatagatatgtggctatatttaaccactggttcacctaaaactcttacactatctgtagttaaatggcatggtttgatatagtggtcaggtaaatttgattaagtaaatgttaaacttttgaaattcagaaaaaaaagaaccacatattgatgaatcaatacatgaaaattatgtatctgtgtcctgttatttatcctttggtacgcatttcagaaaaaaaaaatggttaggattcaggtgtatttgcaaatagtgattaatcatgattaatccactgaaaattctgattaatttgataaaaaaaatttaatcatttgacagccctaatatatatatatatatatatatatatatatatatatatatatatataaagtactggttataatacttgcataaaatgtttgatgtgaaaaaagCGGTTCATTGACCTCAGAGCACAGCCACAAGCGCCACAGTTACAtttgggataattttatttttaatactaatagtcctttgaaaacattgcaattttgttttaaaatacaacaacgagcaccacgaaaccatttaaagaggcgcattcagcggtctccttgacgggaaacagtcaacaaagtaaaatgttcTCAAACTTTTAGCCCGctctctttatttttcaaatgatcataatcacatctattcattttacagtcctgctactagcattttattcagactaaaacccctttaattcgggtgagaaagctttttttccaagtggcttttgcacataataataataccgctgcagacgcatttggcagcattaaggttattaattgatcattaatttaaacgacgatcgatcatggaaatgatcgcatattgacatccctaaatgcaaatgagttggatggaaacctggctattgtctgcatcaaaccatgcttccaaacaaatgtcattcactgttctgggcagctccaggacagctgtctctccaagcacagtgctgtctgtgagcggcaGAGTAACagagccctcaatcacgctgcagtgtttgcgagagctgccaacttctccaccccatttacagagtgaaattatCTGACTACCTTTAACTCCCAGGACTGtcgttgaatcttccaaaagtttggcttggggtgcttcacatgcggcagcagcactttccaccacaccaataacacggggctgcccaCGGACATGCCTGACTTTAAATGGGCACTACTAAACATGGATATCAGCCGAtgccaatatatattttaaaaaaagacaaatatcggCTCGATTTATTGGCCGACCGATGTATCGGTCGaactcaattatatatatatatagtaaaatgttcTTGTTCTTTTTGGCAAATTGACGACACTGAATGCCATAATAAGTATAAGTTCATTTATCCTTGccctcaaattattattattatttatgttttgcgGCTAAGTCGATAACTGTAAAACACAGCGCTCATCACTCATACTACCTACCCGGCCGTAAATAGAGGAGGGGCAGGGCAAATAGCGACCATCAATCCTTTTTGTGAAATGACAATTCAACAATGGAGAAGTCAATATTACTGGTTACTGCTTTTGTATATTTAGTacgattcttaaaaaaatatatataatagtaatatgtTGAATATTTCATAACAACTAAAACATCTCCGCTggaaaaaatgcttttgaaatatgCTATTATGGTTGATGTGCATATATTGATGGTGAAATTGAGATTAAATTATGGGTTTGATGGAAcctcaagcagttctgtcttggttGAAGGtgaatgtctgttagacaagctgagatgcgagaaGCTACTGTCAGATCATCagaatggaatgagaggtagagctgATTGTCattagcatagcagtgatatgaaaagccatgtatctgaatgacagaacctagtaatgccatgtagacagagaagataagtggtccaagaactgagccctgaggcaccctaGTAATTAGATGTTgtgacacctcacctctccaagatatcTTGAAGGACCTATGtgagaggtaagactcaaaccactggagtgcagttcctgagatgccgtttgccaatagggttgacaggaggagcTGGTGGGTAGCCGTGTCAAAAGCAGgggacagatccagcaagataagtattgaagatttggaatTTGCTCTtggacttggttgaacacagctcgttcaagtgtttttgcaatgtaaGGAAGAAGAGAAACCAGTCcatagttctctaaaagagataggttatgctgggtacacaccaaaatattttttacatcttataaggttttcaaaatgttatagaccacaaacatgaggataaaaaatcctagatttaacTATTTAGCCCCCATAATGTGTGGTGTTACATGATGTGACTAAGACAGAacaccacacacaaacagattttcaaccagagtctcgactgtgaacacaggaaatgtagcaaaatctcgcgagacttcagaataagcaCGGCAGACAATATACATGAAGAGATTGCAATTATAGTGTTCGGAACTGTTTTCACAGAAAGTTCACGAAAAAAGAAAAGTCATGGAGATGGCAAGAACATGGTCTATACAAGTTACAGAGCCAGCTAGAGTTGAGCAATGATCATGACTGCTTCCgtcttccatcatctcgctttctgattggaaaTTGTTTCAtttcacgtgataatctccagagcgtgcGTGCGTTTGTTCTCAGGGTTCCCCCCACAGATTAAGATTTCTTATCATAAATATTAATCATGTTGATCAGGGCGGCTCCAATGTTCTTCCAATCAAGTtcggacactcttaacacaccCCATACCAATGGAAAATCTGATAAGATTATCAGTAGAACCATCAAGTTAATTGGGACATAGGTAGGATTGTCGGAAGGGGGGAAATTGGGCCAAAATCAGCACgattttggtgtgtacccagcattaaGTGTGTGTTTTATAAGATGTGGGGTTATACGAGCTTgtctaaatgctgagggaaaaacATCAGTGTGaagggatgtgttaatgatgtaagtgagtgcaggtacaactatTGCTGTTGACAGGGTTTTGGGTAATAACAGTGCTGCCAAGTAGTTATTCTGTTACTTAACAAACTGATATTTTCTGATGGGATCTGGAATCCGGGGCTGGATCCTTAATATTATCTGGTGTGGAGACCTGATCTAACAAGTGttcaaatacatctaaatgccacttcagatgcagcttatGTGTTTCCTCTGCATAGCAAAAGTGAATTTTGTGATACAATTGTGATTTAATTTGTTTGGTAGCAGCCCAAATGTCTTATAATTGactgatttaatttaaaaatttcaGTCAAAAGAAACATTTTGGCGATATTCAAACAGTTTTCGTACGAATTAATAACGTTGTATTTAATTCCAAAGAAAAGGATTCACCAGTATaagcatattttatttgaatttttttgtggTTGAGGGAACATGCGGGGAAAAGTCCCATTCAACACTGCATCACTGAAAGAAATCTCGGCTCGCAAACATTTATGGCAGCGACAAATGAACGCACAGCGATTTTAATACATAGTTTTTACGCGTCTCGTCACGCCAGACCTGTCAAACATGTGTAGCGATACAGTGTTGTTTCTACAAACACAAATGAACAGCGTAACAACTTACTAGCCACCACTGTTgggaacattactttaaaaaagtaattagttatagttactcactacttgttccaaaaagtaaccgagttagtaactgaattactctataataaaagttactcgttaccagggaaagtaaaaaaaaaaagttattatgtcaaatattttttttttgagcagttttcacaagtcagttaaaatgagtagaacagacaggtgttcgtacataactttcaatatttattgcacgtcaacagacagcaagagttttatcctgcacttccaagtattagcctatctttgtaagaaaaatgtttttggccactagctttgtagatgcgtgtgtcacatattacatgtacacattacatgcacgttcttgcctttgaccacaattaatttgaatacgtgcttatatctccaccttgaaaatgccaacttttcaccggattgctcctgactcgccatctctgctgctgctgcgaatctcgcatacgtgcgtgtgtgtgtttgacgccgctgtcgtaaaaacactggctctgattggctaccatgatacacatgactctgccttagccaatcataactcttatctcgttattaacccacctcctcactcgctgtgtgagccaggggtgcgtttggattacatagtttattaaatcaatgcgaagtaacgcaccgcatttaacttccagtaatgttaacggcattataacgacgggaaaagtaattagttagattaccccgttaccaAATAAATTACGTCGTTACCTAACgtcgttattccaaacactgctatcCACAGAGCTAACTTATGAAAAAGTACTTGAAGATTGGAAATAAAATGCATCTCCCGGACAGCAGTTATTAGACATGCCACCGATAATACTGTTTGTTAGTTTGCTTATTATGCTGTTAAAAACAATAAGATAAACACAAACTGTTCATATAAtctaaaatgttgcagaatgctgGAGGAGAATGAACTTATCGGGGTTTGACAGAGACGTGACAGTATGTGGAAATTTGTGCGCGATAAATTCAACTCTTCACGCGATCTTGTATATCATGAGCGCGTGCTATAAAACGTACTGTAAATAACCAACAAATATATCACTCCGCCAGCAGTAGCCTACTTACTTCAGCTGGAAACAATGTACTGGGAACACCGCCTTTTTCTACGGAGCTACTTCGGATGATATTACACTTTATTGCATGTTGTACATACACCAGGGATGGAAATTTACTTTTTGTCCATCGGCCAGGTTAAATAGTATGCTATTTTCGTTTATCCGCCACAGTGGCCAGTAGCAAGTGCTAATTTCTGTCCACGGTGTCAGCTGTCCACGGAAAATAtcgagaaatttttttttttttaaatcacacaccCTTTTAATCTGcacatgcaaaatattttaaaatttaacaattttaaaagaACTATGTCAATTCAGTATATCTGGTCAGAAAAGGAAGAAACATACCTAAAAGAACAAagtcaccatcatcatcatcatcttcattatCCTCCCCATtattctcctcctcttcctcatcagtgtgttgttgttgtttctctgcGGTGGTTTCTTCTCCTCTGCTCTCGATCAGGTTCCTGCAGTCCACCAGTTTGACGGAGCACATCTTCAGCGGCGTCTGCAGCATCTGCTGTTCTCCAGCGTTACAGTCAGAGGTTTGATCAGTGGATTCATGATCCTGAGCGTCAGTATAACAGAGTAAAGTGAGGCTGAGCTCTGAGTCCTGTGTGTCTctggatctctgatctctgacacTCCAGACTGAATCCTGAGCTTCTGTCCCATCAGTCTCACGCACCCAAACCTGCTCCACATCCTGACAAACACAATCAGTAATATATCTAGTGAGAGTATGATTAACAATAAGACATTGATTCACACAACAATCAGTCCATATTAGCAGCTAAAGATGAAATGAAGATCTGTTCAAACCTCTCTGTTCAGTTTGtctcctctttctctcagctTTGCCTCCAGTGAAGCCACCTCTTTCTTCAGCTGACAGATTTCTGTGATGAAATCCTCAATATCCAGCATGGACAGATCAGTTCCTACTGATTTACAGCAGACCACATCCACCTGCGCTTTCATGCTCAACATTCTGAACACAAACACTTCATGATTAATATAATATCCATTTATAATGGACTGACTCTTAATTAATAAAACTCAGAATGACTGAACAAGAGCTGAACTGACTTTCAGAGAACATTCACAAATTTTTATTCCAGATGTAAGAGAGtttgtttagtttaaatattGAGCCAGCACAAAGCAAAACTTTAAAACTGTCTAGTATTGGAAATTATCCACTTTATTAATACAGAAACCGTTACGTAGCACAGAGAAGGAATATTATCAAATAGCCTGGATTCTATTATATCTATGATGCGTATACATATTGTCTGACTTCTATGCACTTCTCCACAAACTGTGACAACTTTAAAAGCATCTAGAACTGAAATTGTAAACATAAAAGCTATTGTTTACGACCAATATCATGGTAGTAGCACAATAGGACATTTGTTATGGTTACTGTAGTAAAACAGTCGTTATTTTTCATAAAGCGAGCGGGCTTcattcataaaaacaaataacCACATGCACATAAACAGCTAAAAGGcatgaaaaattaaaacaaattaaacacgTACCGTCTGAGTGCTCCGTCTCCTTTCTTCAGTGATTTTACCGGTGAATAAAGATGAAAGTCACAGCGCCTCCTACAGTACGAGCGGAGAAGAAAAGACGCTACTGGAGGGCACCAaacctaattattttattttaaaaaacactgtTTATCAGTGGCGTTGCCAAGTGTTGGATATAATATATccatttcatattattaaataaagtcgTCGATCATGTTAGTCAGCAGTTCagtcaaaatgacagttaaatttTGAATAACTCCAGTTGGCGGCTCTCCGGTGGACGGGACAAGAGAAGCGCGCGCAGAATCAGAGAAGAGAACACTGTAAACCTGCAAACTTGTTTTGGTATTAAAGggttaatttattcaaataaattaattttagacTGCGTTTTACTGACCcctgaggcatcctaggtgtatacaactttattctttcagacgaatccagtcggggttatattaaatgcactttaattcactatcattgcagtcagcaggtgttgcattgcttcagtccaaaagatgtgaaataaaaagtgccctcccttacgaaaaataaccatggttttattatagtaaaactgtagtaacccatggttttttggcgtattgactgccatttgtaaaaccacagatttactacaaataccatggttaaactatggttaatatagcaaaaccatggttaatttgtggttaccatggtttaactacagtaactatggttttttggttttatttgtagtaaaaccatggttcattttcgtAAGGGCTTCCATAAAAAAAGGTGTCTCACACAACACCAGGGAAGGGGAGGTGGGGATGATCAAagtcctcctgtagcgaatcgatgcatttttgtaagatatcCATATTAACGTAAGTTCCGAGAGCATGACGTAGGAGGTTAGGCTTTGCGCCGCTAAGAAGTGACGA is drawn from Carassius gibelio isolate Cgi1373 ecotype wild population from Czech Republic chromosome B1, carGib1.2-hapl.c, whole genome shotgun sequence and contains these coding sequences:
- the LOC127949471 gene encoding zinc finger protein 501, with amino-acid sequence MLSMKAQVDVLCCKSVGTDLSMLDIEDFITEICQLKKEVASLEAKLRERGDKLNREDVEQVWVRETDGTEAQDSVWSVRDQRSRDTQDSELSLTLLCYTDAQDHESTDQTSDCNAGEQQMLQTPLKMCSVKLVDCRNLIESRGEETTAEKQQQHTDEEEEENNGEDNEDDDDDGDFVLLDDSASSSSDGHIGSVSKEQRTVTNCEKKLSKAGHLTQHQRKRTKQTNYSCKICNISFPTFKERTVHSKEHSVKKEFHCEQCGKDFFNTLYSMRAHMKTHEEKSLQCNECNKYFRNKRDLSVHMRIHTGEKPYKCPQCEKSFNQGSNLRTHLLKHSNERPHQCNECGKHFISTASLKLHQKMHSDDKRYQCSHCEKRFYHTGHRKTHERIHTGEKPFLCSDCGKSFASPFAFKVHQRIHTGERPYPCSDCSKSFYKLSDLKLHRRTHTKEKPFKCSLCDKTFGISTSLKIHERIHTGEKPYCCSICGERFSFKWGFQSHKKKHTAPESL